A portion of the Punica granatum isolate Tunisia-2019 chromosome 7, ASM765513v2, whole genome shotgun sequence genome contains these proteins:
- the LOC116213910 gene encoding peptidyl serine alpha-galactosyltransferase isoform X1, with protein MGKVSILAAAAALLMLLAGRGSAVTVGESPYRIHTLFSVECQNYFDWQTVGLVHSFKKARQPGPVTRLLSCTDEELKGYRGMDLAPTMVVPSMSKHPKTGDWYPAINKPAGIVHWLKHSKDADNVDWVVILDADMIIRGPIIPWELGAEKGRPVAALYGYLIGCDNILAKLHTHHPELCDKVGGLLAMHMDDLRKLAPLWLSKTEEVREDRAHWATNITGDIYGKGWISEMYGYSFGAAEVGLRHKINDDLMIYPGYIPRPGVEPILLHYGLPFTVGNWSFSKLDHHDDAIVYDCGRLFPEPPYPRQVRQMEPDPNKLRGLFLSLECINSLNEGLLLHHAASGCSKPKWSKYLSFLKSKTFADLTSPKYLVPKSMTTEKEDETEEHETPNEPDVAHPKIHTVFSTECTPYFDWQTVGLMHSFGLSGQPGNITRLLSCTDEDLKKYKGHDLAPTHYVPSMSRHPLTGDWYPAINKPAAVLHWLNHVDIDAEFIVILDADMILRGPITPWEFGAARGRPVSTPYDYLIGCENELAKLHTRHPDACDKVGGVIIMHIDDLRQFAMLWLHKTEEVRADKAHYATNLTGDIYESGWISEMYGYSFGAAELELRHIINGEILIYPGYVPEPGVKYRVFHYGLEFKVGNWSFDKANWREVDVVNTCWAEFPAPPDPSTLHHTDENLLKRDLLSIECAKTLDEALRLHHVRRKCPPPGTLKGLVDSKETETTVSRKFGQIERTFAFNKSPSESFSTWKLWLVAMWIFVGLGLLTVASVLFSGRKGKKPKGKGYRSKRRSSYGDDRYVRGSD; from the exons ATGGGGAAAGTCTCGATCTTGGCCGCAGCGGCGGCGCTGCTGATGCTGCTGGCGGGGCGCGGCTCAGCCGTGACGGTCGGGGAGTCGCCGTACAGGATCCACACGCTGTTCTCGGTGGAGTGCCAGAACTACTTCGACTGGCAGACGGTGGGGCTCGTCCACAGCTTCAAAAAGGCCCGGCAGCCCGGGCCCGTCACCCGGCTGCTCAGCTGTACGGACGAAGAGCTCAAGGGCTACAGGGGCATGGACCTGGCCCCCACCATGGTGGTCCCCTCCATGAGCAAGCACCCCAAGACCGGTGATTG GTACCCTGCAATCAACAAACCTGCTGGGATAGTCCACTGGCTAAAGCACAGCAAAGATGCAGATAATGTGGACTGGGTTGTCATTCTGGATGCAGACATGATAATCCGAGGCCCAATTATACCGTGGGAGCTTGGTGCAGAAAAAGGCAGACCAGTCGCGGCATTATATGG GTATCTTATTGGTTGTGACAATATTCTTGCAAAATTGCACACACACCACCCTGAACTCTGTGACAAGGTTGGGGGACTTCTAGCAATGCACATGGATGATCTTCGAAAGCTCGCACCGTTGTGGCTCTCAAAAACGGAGGAGGTTCGAGAAGATAGGGCCCACTGGGCAACTAACATAACCGGAGATATTTATGGAAAAGGATGGATCAGTGAGATGTATGGATATTCTTTTGGTGCTGCTGAA GTTGGGCTCCGGCACAAAATCAATGATGATCTGATGATTTACCCGGGCTATATTCCACGACCTGGAGTCGAACCTATTCTTCTTCACTATGGTCTCCCATTTACTGTTGGGAACTGGTCATTTAGTAAATTAGATCACCATGATGATGCTATTGTTTATGACTGTGGCCGGCTTTTTCCTGAACCTCCTTATCCTAGACAG GTAAGACAGATGGAGCCTGACCCGAACAAATTGAGAGGTCTATTTCTCAGCCTAGAATGCATTAACTCTTTAAATGAGGGCCTTTTGCTTCATCATGCAGCAAGTGGGTGCTCGAAGCCAAAGTGGTCAAAGTATCTGAGCTTCCTAAAGAGCAAAACTTTCGCGGATCTTACCTCACCAAAATATTTAGTCCCTAAGAGTATGACAACTGAGAAGGAGGACGAAACAGAAGAACACGAAACACCAAATGAACCTGATGTGGCTCATCCGAAAATTCATACAGTCTTTTCCACTGAATGTACGCCCTATTTTGATTGGCAAACGGTGGGGCTCATGCATAGTTTTGGTTTGAGTGGTCAGCCTGGGAATATCACGAGACTCCTCAGCTGTACAGATGAAGATTTGAAGAAGTACAAAGGCCATGATCTTGCACCCACCCACTATGTTCCATCAATGAGCCGTCATCCTTTAACGGGGGACTG GTACCCTGCCATTAACAAGCCAGCAGCTGTTCTCCACTGGCTTAATCATGTAGATATTGATGCTGAGTTTATTGTGATTTTGGATGCTGATATGATCCTAAGAGGGCCAATCACTCCTTGGGAGTTTGGTGCCGCTCGTGGCCGCCCAGTTTCAACTCCATATGA CTATCTCATTGGGTGTGAGAACGAGCTCGCAAAACTCCATACACGTCACCCTGATGCCTGCGACAAGGTTGGAGGTGTAATAATCATGCATATCGATGATCTGCGACAGTTTGCAATGCTATGGTTGCATAAGACTGAGGAAGTTCGAGCAGACAAAGCTCACTATGCAACAAATCTCACTGGAGATATTTATGAATCGGGGTGGATTAGTGAGATGTATGGTTACTCTTTTGGAGCAGCAGAG CTTGAACTAAGGCATATAATAAACGGAGAGATTCTCATATATCCTGGCTATGTCCCGGAACCTGGAGTCAAGTATCGAGTTTTCCACTATGGGCTTGAATTTAAAGTTGGGAACTGGAGTTTTGACAAGGCCAACTGGAGAGAAGTCGACGTAGTCAACACCTGCTGGGCTGAGTTCCCGGCTCCTCCTGACCCGTCAACCCTACACCACACTGATGAGAACCTCCTAAAGAGGGATCTCCTCAGCATAGAATGTGCCAAAACCCTGGATGAGGCCCTACGCTTGCATCACGTCAGGCGGAAGTGCCCTCCGCCCGGGACCTTGAAGGGGCTGGTTGACTCGAAGGAAACTGAAACGACGGTTTCAAGAAAGTTTGGACAAATAGAGAGAACTTTTGCTTTTAACAAAAGTCCCAGCGAGTCTTTTTCCACTTGGAAACTTTGGCTGGTCGCTATGTGGATTTTTGTTGGATTAGGACTGTTGACAGTTGCATCTGTGCTTTTCTCGGGTCGTAAAGGGAAGAAGCCAAAGGGGAAAGGCTATAGAAGTAAGAGGAGATCGTCCTACGGAGACGATAGATATGTCCGAGGCTCGGACTGA
- the LOC116213910 gene encoding peptidyl serine alpha-galactosyltransferase isoform X2, whose translation MIIRGPIIPWELGAEKGRPVAALYGYLIGCDNILAKLHTHHPELCDKVGGLLAMHMDDLRKLAPLWLSKTEEVREDRAHWATNITGDIYGKGWISEMYGYSFGAAEVGLRHKINDDLMIYPGYIPRPGVEPILLHYGLPFTVGNWSFSKLDHHDDAIVYDCGRLFPEPPYPRQVRQMEPDPNKLRGLFLSLECINSLNEGLLLHHAASGCSKPKWSKYLSFLKSKTFADLTSPKYLVPKSMTTEKEDETEEHETPNEPDVAHPKIHTVFSTECTPYFDWQTVGLMHSFGLSGQPGNITRLLSCTDEDLKKYKGHDLAPTHYVPSMSRHPLTGDWYPAINKPAAVLHWLNHVDIDAEFIVILDADMILRGPITPWEFGAARGRPVSTPYDYLIGCENELAKLHTRHPDACDKVGGVIIMHIDDLRQFAMLWLHKTEEVRADKAHYATNLTGDIYESGWISEMYGYSFGAAELELRHIINGEILIYPGYVPEPGVKYRVFHYGLEFKVGNWSFDKANWREVDVVNTCWAEFPAPPDPSTLHHTDENLLKRDLLSIECAKTLDEALRLHHVRRKCPPPGTLKGLVDSKETETTVSRKFGQIERTFAFNKSPSESFSTWKLWLVAMWIFVGLGLLTVASVLFSGRKGKKPKGKGYRSKRRSSYGDDRYVRGSD comes from the exons ATGATAATCCGAGGCCCAATTATACCGTGGGAGCTTGGTGCAGAAAAAGGCAGACCAGTCGCGGCATTATATGG GTATCTTATTGGTTGTGACAATATTCTTGCAAAATTGCACACACACCACCCTGAACTCTGTGACAAGGTTGGGGGACTTCTAGCAATGCACATGGATGATCTTCGAAAGCTCGCACCGTTGTGGCTCTCAAAAACGGAGGAGGTTCGAGAAGATAGGGCCCACTGGGCAACTAACATAACCGGAGATATTTATGGAAAAGGATGGATCAGTGAGATGTATGGATATTCTTTTGGTGCTGCTGAA GTTGGGCTCCGGCACAAAATCAATGATGATCTGATGATTTACCCGGGCTATATTCCACGACCTGGAGTCGAACCTATTCTTCTTCACTATGGTCTCCCATTTACTGTTGGGAACTGGTCATTTAGTAAATTAGATCACCATGATGATGCTATTGTTTATGACTGTGGCCGGCTTTTTCCTGAACCTCCTTATCCTAGACAG GTAAGACAGATGGAGCCTGACCCGAACAAATTGAGAGGTCTATTTCTCAGCCTAGAATGCATTAACTCTTTAAATGAGGGCCTTTTGCTTCATCATGCAGCAAGTGGGTGCTCGAAGCCAAAGTGGTCAAAGTATCTGAGCTTCCTAAAGAGCAAAACTTTCGCGGATCTTACCTCACCAAAATATTTAGTCCCTAAGAGTATGACAACTGAGAAGGAGGACGAAACAGAAGAACACGAAACACCAAATGAACCTGATGTGGCTCATCCGAAAATTCATACAGTCTTTTCCACTGAATGTACGCCCTATTTTGATTGGCAAACGGTGGGGCTCATGCATAGTTTTGGTTTGAGTGGTCAGCCTGGGAATATCACGAGACTCCTCAGCTGTACAGATGAAGATTTGAAGAAGTACAAAGGCCATGATCTTGCACCCACCCACTATGTTCCATCAATGAGCCGTCATCCTTTAACGGGGGACTG GTACCCTGCCATTAACAAGCCAGCAGCTGTTCTCCACTGGCTTAATCATGTAGATATTGATGCTGAGTTTATTGTGATTTTGGATGCTGATATGATCCTAAGAGGGCCAATCACTCCTTGGGAGTTTGGTGCCGCTCGTGGCCGCCCAGTTTCAACTCCATATGA CTATCTCATTGGGTGTGAGAACGAGCTCGCAAAACTCCATACACGTCACCCTGATGCCTGCGACAAGGTTGGAGGTGTAATAATCATGCATATCGATGATCTGCGACAGTTTGCAATGCTATGGTTGCATAAGACTGAGGAAGTTCGAGCAGACAAAGCTCACTATGCAACAAATCTCACTGGAGATATTTATGAATCGGGGTGGATTAGTGAGATGTATGGTTACTCTTTTGGAGCAGCAGAG CTTGAACTAAGGCATATAATAAACGGAGAGATTCTCATATATCCTGGCTATGTCCCGGAACCTGGAGTCAAGTATCGAGTTTTCCACTATGGGCTTGAATTTAAAGTTGGGAACTGGAGTTTTGACAAGGCCAACTGGAGAGAAGTCGACGTAGTCAACACCTGCTGGGCTGAGTTCCCGGCTCCTCCTGACCCGTCAACCCTACACCACACTGATGAGAACCTCCTAAAGAGGGATCTCCTCAGCATAGAATGTGCCAAAACCCTGGATGAGGCCCTACGCTTGCATCACGTCAGGCGGAAGTGCCCTCCGCCCGGGACCTTGAAGGGGCTGGTTGACTCGAAGGAAACTGAAACGACGGTTTCAAGAAAGTTTGGACAAATAGAGAGAACTTTTGCTTTTAACAAAAGTCCCAGCGAGTCTTTTTCCACTTGGAAACTTTGGCTGGTCGCTATGTGGATTTTTGTTGGATTAGGACTGTTGACAGTTGCATCTGTGCTTTTCTCGGGTCGTAAAGGGAAGAAGCCAAAGGGGAAAGGCTATAGAAGTAAGAGGAGATCGTCCTACGGAGACGATAGATATGTCCGAGGCTCGGACTGA